A stretch of Nyctibius grandis isolate bNycGra1 chromosome 24, bNycGra1.pri, whole genome shotgun sequence DNA encodes these proteins:
- the CDCA8 gene encoding borealin: MAPSRKKAGASTRGRKLAAFLKDFDREVRSRVEQLRTNGQRLVKEAENLYNIEILRLPLALREMNWLEYLAKGGSKKVLEEAATADLEITEINKLTAEVIQTPLKIVKKVEKSKQDIEAIEEESESPLLPLAKKAKHDSQCLPELETENINPRTGKGKASTKKVPVSRSRRAPSARVKRMSKRSSKTNFITPATGRLVDICAQGGSSMVTPRFDSRIFKTPGLRTPALNERVYTISANGSPLADSHDVFITVPVGGGESIRLTASDLTRKNLLHLNPEAQGFMKKLSVRLAQACSGAKTYR; this comes from the exons ATGGCTCCCTCGCGCAAGAAGGCTGGCGCGAGCACGCGCGGCAGGAAGCTGGCCGCCTTCCTGAAGGACTTCGACCGCGAGG TGAGGAGCCGGGTCGAGCAGCTGCGGACGAACGGGCAGCGGCTCGTCAAGGAGGCGGAGAACCTGTACAACATCGAGATCCTGCGGCTGCCGCTGGCGCTCCGCGAGATGAACTGGCTCGAGTACCTCG cTAAAGGAGGAAGCAAAAAGGTGTTGGAAGAAGCAGCAACG gcAGACttggaaataacagaaataaacaagTTAACAGCAGAAGTTATCCAGACTCCTTTAAAAATCGTGAAGAAAG TGGAAAAATCTAAACAGGATATTGAAGCTATTGAAGAAGAATCAGAGTCTCCTTTGCTTCCTCtggcaaagaaagcaaaacatgatAGCCAGTGTCTTCCAGAGctagaaactgaaaacattaaTCCAAGAACTGGAAAG GGGAAGGCATCCACGAAAAAGGTGCCAGTGTCCAGGAGCAGAAGAGCTCCTTCAGCGAGAGTGAAGCGCATGAGTAAAAG ATCAAGCAAAACCAACTTTATCACTCCAGCTACTGGCAGACTTGTTGATATCTGTGCTCAGGGAGGTAGCTCCATGGTCACACCCAGATTTGATTCCAG aattttcAAGACACCAGGTTTGCGCACACCCGCGCTAAATGAACGTGTTTACACCATCTCTGCCAACGGCAGCCCCCTTGCTGACAGCCACGATGTCTTCATCACAGTCCCTGTCGGCGGAGGGGAG AGCATTCGTTTAACAGCAAGTGATTTGACCAGGAAGAATCTTCTTCATCTGAATCCGGAAGCACAAGGATTTATGAAGAAGCTATCA gTTCGTCTCGCACAAGCTTGCAGCGGTGCAAAAACCTATAGATGA
- the AIRIM gene encoding AFG2-interacting ribosome maturation factor, with product MAAAMAALAAALREWAAAAARQDAAWRAALAAWAPLLGSLAGLAAQMRAAQRLAWGGSPLGAFGDVRARLWRKQRGAAEALLEQLGGRRAELRAVRDAVGAAVAGVLRLYEERAAELGLAAALRRGPRCPSLADALEGLQDVERHYRHLYLESKLLLLRISCDSLADMEALPQSWERILERYKDDVVHDTLLKISLFVDNQRELCCSPGS from the exons ATGGCGGCGGCGATGGCGGCGCTGGCGGCGGCGCTGCGGGAgtgggcggcggcggcggcgcggcagGATGCGGCGTGGCGGGCGGCGCTGGCGGCCTGGGCGCCGCTGCTGGGCTCGCTGGCCGGGCTGGCGGCGCAGATGCGGGCGGCGCAGCGGCTGGCGTGGGGCGGGTCGCCGCTGGGCGCCTTCGGCGACGTGCGGGCGCGGCTGTGGCGGAAGCAGCGCGGCGCGGCCGAGGCGCTGCTGGAGCAGCTCGGCGGCCGGCG GGCGGAGCTGCGGGCCGTGCGGGACGCCGTGGGGGCCGCCGTGGCCGGCGTGCTGCGGCTGTACGAGGAGCGGGCGGCGGAGCTGGGCCTGGCGGCGGCCCTGCGGCGCGGGCCGCGCTGCCCCTCGCTGGCGGACGCgctggaggggctgcaggaCGTGGAGCGCCACTACCGGCACCT GTACCTGGAGAGCAAACTTCTCCTCCTCCGCATCAGCTGCGACAGCCTGGCCGACATGGAAGCCCTCCCGCAGTCTTGGGAGAGGATTTTGGAGCGCTACAAGGACGATGTTGTTCACG ATACACTTCTTAAGATCTCTCTGTTTGTGGACAACCAGCGAGAGCTGTGCTGCTCACCAGGCTCCTGA